The Streptomyces sp. NBC_01244 genome contains a region encoding:
- a CDS encoding lysine N(6)-hydroxylase/L-ornithine N(5)-oxygenase family protein, with protein MTAQHDAPHDLVGIGIGPFNLSLAALAHGLPQQGAAELATAFYDQRRDFRWHPGLLIDGTTLQVPFLADLVTLADPTSPWSFLSYLKHKERLFPFYFAESFHIQRAEYDAYCRWVAGRLPGLHFGHQVDAVRWNPEHDLFEVDFTQIDADGEAEALGRTYTRNLALGIGTAPYIPEPLRPLAEAPTVPVIHSSEYLDNRQRILGADHVTVIGSGQSGAEVFLDLLRSRPAGRERLTWLARTPSFAPMEYSKLGLEHFTPDYTRYFHSLPEPVRDRLVPAQWQLHKGIDAATIAAIHEELYRRTLDGGWPDAVLTPGVSVRTAGRVATTKVELHLEHVDQGARSRLTTDAVVLATGYRERPLSRLLAGLDPYLRKDSSGRPRIDDRYRMITDPAVTGSVFVQNGERHTHGVGAPDLGLAAWRSAAILNTLTGKEPYPQPTRTAFTTFGLEQREHTRPQPAGELLPLVEHP; from the coding sequence ATGACCGCCCAGCACGATGCACCCCACGACCTCGTCGGAATCGGCATCGGCCCCTTCAACCTCTCCCTCGCGGCCCTAGCCCACGGCCTGCCCCAACAAGGCGCCGCGGAACTCGCCACCGCCTTCTACGACCAGCGCCGAGACTTCCGCTGGCACCCCGGACTCCTCATCGACGGAACCACCCTCCAAGTCCCCTTCCTCGCCGACCTCGTCACCCTCGCCGACCCCACCAGCCCCTGGTCATTCCTCAGCTACCTCAAGCACAAGGAACGCCTCTTCCCCTTCTACTTCGCCGAGAGCTTCCACATCCAGCGCGCCGAATACGACGCCTACTGCCGGTGGGTCGCCGGCCGCCTGCCCGGACTCCACTTCGGCCACCAGGTCGACGCCGTCCGCTGGAACCCCGAACACGACCTCTTCGAAGTCGACTTCACCCAAATCGACGCCGACGGAGAAGCCGAAGCCCTCGGCCGCACCTACACCCGCAACCTCGCCCTCGGCATCGGGACCGCCCCCTACATCCCCGAACCGCTGCGCCCCCTCGCCGAAGCCCCCACCGTCCCGGTGATCCACTCCTCCGAGTACCTCGACAACCGGCAGCGCATCCTCGGCGCCGACCACGTCACCGTCATCGGATCGGGCCAGTCCGGAGCCGAGGTCTTCCTCGACCTGCTCCGCTCCCGCCCCGCCGGCCGCGAACGCCTCACCTGGCTGGCCCGCACCCCCTCCTTCGCCCCCATGGAGTACTCCAAGCTCGGACTGGAACACTTCACCCCCGACTACACCCGCTACTTCCACTCCCTCCCCGAACCGGTCCGCGACCGCCTCGTCCCCGCCCAATGGCAACTCCACAAGGGCATCGACGCCGCCACCATCGCCGCCATCCACGAGGAGCTCTACCGCCGCACCCTCGACGGAGGCTGGCCCGACGCCGTCCTCACCCCCGGAGTCAGCGTCCGCACCGCCGGCCGCGTCGCCACCACCAAGGTCGAACTCCACCTCGAACACGTGGACCAGGGCGCCCGCTCCCGCCTCACCACCGACGCCGTCGTCCTCGCCACCGGCTACCGCGAACGCCCCCTCTCCCGCCTCCTCGCCGGACTCGACCCCTACCTGCGCAAGGACTCCTCCGGCCGCCCCCGCATCGACGACCGCTACCGGATGATCACCGACCCGGCCGTCACCGGAAGCGTCTTCGTCCAGAACGGCGAACGCCACACCCACGGCGTCGGAGCCCCCGACCTCGGCCTCGCCGCCTGGCGCAGCGCCGCCATCCTGAACACCCTGACGGGCAAAGAGCCCTACCCCCAGCCCACCCGCACGGCCTTCACCACCTTCGGCCTCGAACAGCGGGAGCACACCCGGCCCCAACCCGCCGGCGAACTGCTCCCACTGGTCGAGCACCCGTAA
- the pyk gene encoding pyruvate kinase, whose protein sequence is MRRAKIVCTLGPATDSYDQIKALVEAGMDIARFNLSHGTYAEHEDRYQRVRKAADETGRSVGILADLQGPKIRLGRFREGPVLLERGDEFTITVEDHEGDRHTCGTTYKGLAGDVTTGERILVDDGRVTLEVTAVDGPRVHTRVIEGGMVSDNKGLNLPGVAVSVPALSEKDIDDLRWALRIGADTIALSFVRSGSDIEDVHRIMDEEGRRLPVIAKVEKPQAVENIDDIVAAFDGIMVARGDLGVEMPLEQVPIVQKRAVKLAKRNAKPVIVATQMLDSMIDNSRPTRAEASDVANAIIDGTDAVMLSGETSVGKYAIETVRTMARIVEAAEEDILAKGLPPLTDRNKPRTQGGAVARAAAEMGDFLGAKFLVAFTQSGDTVRRLSRYRSPIPLLAFTPDPATRSQLNLTWGVETFLGPHVDSTDAMVAQVEEELLRIGRCVPGDVVVITAGSPPGVSGSTNLVRIHHIGDAVR, encoded by the coding sequence ATGCGCCGAGCGAAAATCGTATGTACCCTGGGCCCCGCCACCGACTCATACGACCAGATCAAAGCCCTGGTCGAAGCCGGAATGGACATCGCCCGCTTCAACCTCAGCCACGGCACCTACGCCGAACACGAGGACCGCTACCAGCGCGTCCGCAAGGCTGCCGACGAAACCGGCCGCAGCGTCGGCATCCTCGCGGACCTTCAAGGCCCGAAGATCCGCCTGGGCCGCTTCCGCGAAGGCCCCGTACTCCTTGAACGCGGCGACGAATTCACCATCACCGTCGAAGACCACGAAGGCGACCGCCACACCTGCGGCACCACCTACAAAGGCCTCGCCGGAGACGTCACCACCGGCGAACGCATCCTCGTAGACGACGGCCGCGTCACCCTCGAAGTCACCGCCGTCGACGGCCCCCGCGTCCACACCCGCGTCATCGAAGGCGGCATGGTCTCCGACAACAAGGGACTCAACCTCCCCGGCGTCGCAGTCTCCGTACCCGCCCTCTCCGAAAAAGACATCGACGACCTCCGCTGGGCCCTGCGCATCGGCGCCGACACCATCGCCCTCTCCTTCGTCCGCAGCGGCAGCGACATCGAAGACGTCCACCGCATCATGGACGAAGAAGGCCGACGCCTCCCCGTCATCGCCAAGGTCGAAAAGCCCCAAGCAGTCGAAAACATCGACGACATCGTCGCCGCCTTCGACGGCATCATGGTCGCCCGCGGAGACCTCGGCGTCGAAATGCCCCTGGAACAAGTCCCCATCGTCCAGAAGCGCGCCGTCAAGCTCGCCAAGCGCAACGCCAAGCCCGTCATCGTCGCCACCCAAATGCTCGACTCGATGATCGACAACTCCCGGCCCACCCGCGCCGAAGCCTCCGACGTCGCCAACGCCATCATCGACGGCACCGACGCCGTCATGCTCTCCGGCGAAACCAGCGTCGGCAAATACGCCATCGAAACCGTCCGCACCATGGCCCGCATCGTCGAAGCCGCCGAAGAAGACATCCTCGCCAAGGGCCTCCCCCCACTCACCGACCGCAACAAGCCCCGCACCCAAGGCGGAGCAGTCGCCCGCGCCGCCGCCGAAATGGGCGACTTCCTCGGCGCCAAATTCCTCGTCGCCTTCACCCAGAGCGGAGACACCGTCCGCCGGCTCTCCCGCTACCGCTCACCCATCCCCCTCCTCGCCTTCACCCCCGACCCCGCCACCCGCTCCCAGCTCAACCTCACCTGGGGCGTCGAAACCTTCCTCGGACCCCACGTCGACTCCACCGACGCCATGGTCGCCCAGGTCGAAGAAGAACTCCTGCGCATCGGCCGCTGCGTACCCGGCGACGTCGTCGTCATCACCGCCGGCTCACCCCCCGGCGTCAGCGGATCCACCAACCTGGTCCGCATCCACCACATCGGCGACGCAGTCCGCTGA
- a CDS encoding SIMPL domain-containing protein: protein MTQDASHQPYGTPEVPRVAVRGEATLEVDPEIARIGITVSARGTDRRTALEDLTRRNNAVLDLVKSYGDPVEKLETGAFSITPELTRHGRGERIRAYHGRVHLTAELNDFTTLGELTTRLADLELTQVDGPWWALRPTSPAHGEARRQAVLEAVQRAREYAAALGADLAALVELADLGAENAPAPFQAAGAGMRTMAFSAAEDAGAPALDLEPQRQTVYAQVNARFTMTPPQL, encoded by the coding sequence ATGACCCAGGACGCATCGCACCAGCCCTACGGAACCCCCGAAGTCCCCCGCGTCGCAGTCCGCGGCGAAGCCACCCTCGAAGTCGACCCCGAAATCGCCCGCATCGGCATCACCGTCAGCGCCCGCGGCACCGACCGGCGCACCGCCCTCGAAGACCTCACCCGCCGCAACAACGCCGTCCTCGACCTCGTCAAAAGCTACGGCGACCCCGTCGAAAAACTCGAAACCGGCGCCTTCTCCATCACCCCCGAACTCACCCGCCACGGCCGCGGCGAACGCATCCGCGCCTACCACGGACGCGTCCACCTCACCGCCGAACTCAACGACTTCACCACCCTCGGCGAACTCACCACCCGCCTCGCCGACCTCGAACTGACCCAGGTCGACGGACCCTGGTGGGCCCTGCGCCCCACCTCCCCCGCCCACGGCGAAGCCCGCCGCCAAGCCGTCCTCGAAGCCGTCCAGCGCGCCCGCGAATACGCCGCCGCCCTCGGAGCCGACCTCGCCGCCCTCGTCGAACTCGCCGACCTCGGGGCCGAAAACGCCCCCGCCCCCTTCCAGGCAGCCGGCGCCGGCATGCGCACCATGGCCTTCAGCGCCGCCGAAGACGCAGGCGCCCCCGCCCTCGACCTCGAACCCCAGCGCCAGACCGTCTACGCGCAGGTGAACGCACGCTTCACGATGACCCCTCCCCAGCTCTGA
- a CDS encoding RBBP9/YdeN family alpha/beta hydrolase, giving the protein MGKIVIAHGYGMHAGEHWYAATGEEFAAEGHEVRIPNFPEPFAPEPGVWLKELEAAVEGAPAGETVLVGHSLGGVNVLRLLLEHDTEAEGAFAGVVFVASMSGEVGYDALAPFFSPEFDWQRIRKAAREFRVLHAADDPVTGEATGEHVLRFVRELGAEARVTASGGHFPSTGESRLVLPDAVRLIREVL; this is encoded by the coding sequence ATGGGCAAGATCGTGATCGCGCACGGGTACGGGATGCATGCCGGGGAGCACTGGTATGCGGCGACGGGCGAGGAGTTCGCCGCGGAGGGGCATGAGGTGCGGATTCCGAACTTCCCCGAGCCGTTCGCTCCGGAGCCCGGTGTGTGGCTGAAGGAGCTGGAGGCGGCGGTGGAGGGTGCGCCGGCCGGTGAGACGGTGCTGGTGGGTCACAGTCTGGGTGGGGTGAATGTGCTGCGGCTGCTGCTGGAGCACGACACGGAGGCCGAGGGGGCGTTCGCGGGGGTGGTGTTCGTGGCGTCGATGTCCGGCGAGGTGGGGTATGACGCGTTGGCGCCGTTCTTCTCGCCGGAGTTCGACTGGCAGCGGATCCGTAAGGCTGCACGGGAGTTCCGTGTGCTGCACGCGGCGGATGACCCGGTGACCGGGGAGGCGACGGGTGAGCACGTGCTGCGGTTCGTGCGGGAGCTGGGCGCCGAGGCGCGGGTGACCGCGTCGGGCGGGCACTTCCCGAGTACGGGTGAGAGCCGTTTGGTGTTGCCCGACGCGGTGCGTCTTATACGTGAGGTGCTGTAG
- a CDS encoding pyridoxal phosphate-dependent decarboxylase family protein, producing the protein MTAPPGTGRRGNAPLAGGPHGPDALQPLLATVLDALRTGARARGGPLPAGGPEAVTDRVTAALGEVFPDHGHGDHEALRTLVHTLTAGAADPADPLCAAHLHCPPLAVAAAADLAASALNASLDSWDQAPAASALEALLTRTLAAEFHDTPHPDAVLTTGGTEANHLALLLARERHGPHLTVLHGANAHHSIPRAAWLLGLPPARSLPTPTGTLTPATLAEALATTTGPVLVTATAGTTDAGLIDPLDALADLCDQHGADLHIDAAYGGLLHLSPRHRPKLAGLHRARSITIDLHKLGWQPIAAGLLTVPDTTLLAPLTHQADYLNAPDDTQAGLPDLLGRSLRTTRRADALKIAATLRSLGRDGLTHLIDRTCARAEQLARLLEAHPAFELHAAPTISTVLFRPTHADDTALATLRRTLLQGGTAVLGRATADGRLWLKATLLNPHTTAGDLDALVNLLEGSTHR; encoded by the coding sequence ATGACAGCGCCCCCCGGCACAGGCAGACGCGGCAACGCCCCGCTCGCCGGAGGACCCCACGGACCCGACGCCCTGCAACCACTCCTCGCCACCGTCCTCGACGCCCTGCGCACCGGAGCCCGCGCCCGCGGCGGACCACTCCCGGCCGGCGGACCCGAGGCCGTCACCGACCGCGTCACCGCAGCACTGGGCGAGGTGTTCCCCGACCACGGACACGGCGACCACGAAGCGCTACGGACCCTCGTCCACACCCTCACCGCCGGCGCCGCCGACCCCGCCGACCCCCTGTGCGCAGCCCACCTGCACTGCCCGCCCCTCGCCGTCGCGGCCGCCGCCGACCTCGCCGCCAGCGCCCTCAACGCCTCCCTCGACTCCTGGGACCAGGCCCCCGCCGCCTCCGCCCTCGAAGCCCTCCTCACCCGCACACTCGCCGCCGAGTTCCACGACACCCCCCACCCCGACGCCGTCCTCACCACCGGCGGCACCGAAGCCAACCACCTCGCCCTCCTCCTCGCCCGCGAACGCCACGGCCCCCACCTCACCGTCCTGCACGGCGCCAACGCCCACCACTCCATCCCGCGCGCCGCCTGGCTCCTCGGCCTGCCCCCCGCCCGCAGCCTCCCCACCCCCACCGGAACCCTCACCCCCGCCACCCTCGCCGAAGCCCTCGCCACCACCACCGGCCCCGTCCTCGTCACTGCCACCGCCGGCACCACCGACGCCGGACTCATCGACCCCCTCGACGCCCTCGCCGACCTCTGCGACCAGCACGGCGCCGACCTCCACATCGACGCCGCCTACGGCGGCCTCCTCCACCTCAGCCCCCGCCACCGACCCAAACTCGCCGGCCTCCACCGCGCCCGGTCGATCACCATCGACCTCCACAAACTCGGCTGGCAACCCATCGCCGCCGGACTCCTCACCGTCCCCGACACCACCCTGCTCGCCCCCCTCACCCACCAGGCCGACTACCTCAACGCCCCCGACGACACCCAAGCCGGCCTGCCCGACCTCCTCGGCCGCTCCCTGCGCACCACCCGCCGCGCAGACGCCCTCAAAATCGCCGCCACCCTGCGCTCCCTCGGCCGAGACGGCCTCACCCACCTCATCGACCGCACCTGCGCCCGCGCCGAACAACTCGCCCGACTCCTCGAAGCACACCCCGCCTTCGAACTCCACGCGGCGCCCACCATCAGCACCGTCCTGTTCCGGCCCACCCACGCCGACGACACCGCACTGGCCACCCTGCGCCGCACCCTCCTCCAGGGCGGCACCGCCGTACTGGGCCGAGCCACCGCCGACGGCCGCCTCTGGCTCAAGGCCACCCTGCTCAACCCCCACACCACGGCGGGGGACCTGGACGCCCTCGTGAACCTCCTGGAAGGCAGCACCCACCGATGA
- a CDS encoding TetR/AcrR family transcriptional regulator, producing MSITPSGNPPRTGGRLRNEDAHHSVLEATAALLVENGYGALTIEGVAKRANVAKSTVYRWWKSKPALVMDAYAHETAARVPEPDTGTLTGDLTAFVTDLYRIGRDPVRAKALTGLMAEAQLDPAFAEPFRAWVATRREVVATLLTRAVTREELPAATDLDHAVDLVFGPFWYRLLIAHAPLDPADAEAHVATVLHGLAGAK from the coding sequence GTGTCAATCACTCCTTCGGGCAACCCGCCCCGCACCGGCGGCCGCCTCCGCAACGAAGACGCCCACCACTCCGTCCTCGAGGCCACCGCCGCACTCCTCGTCGAGAACGGCTACGGCGCCCTCACCATCGAAGGCGTCGCCAAGCGCGCCAACGTCGCCAAGAGCACCGTCTACCGCTGGTGGAAATCCAAGCCCGCCCTCGTCATGGACGCCTACGCCCACGAAACCGCCGCCCGCGTCCCCGAACCCGACACCGGCACCCTCACCGGCGACCTCACCGCCTTCGTCACCGACCTCTACCGCATCGGCCGCGACCCCGTCCGCGCCAAAGCCCTCACCGGCCTCATGGCCGAAGCCCAGCTCGACCCCGCCTTCGCCGAACCCTTCCGCGCCTGGGTCGCCACCCGCCGCGAGGTCGTCGCCACCCTCCTGACGAGGGCGGTCACCCGCGAGGAACTCCCCGCCGCCACGGACCTCGACCACGCGGTCGACCTGGTCTTCGGGCCGTTCTGGTACCGCCTCCTCATCGCCCACGCCCCCCTCGACCCCGCCGACGCGGAAGCCCACGTGGCGACGGTCCTCCACGGCCTGGCAGGCGCCAAGTAG
- a CDS encoding MarR family winged helix-turn-helix transcriptional regulator, whose amino-acid sequence MTAIKQYSQDQLAAQPIGYWAREAANLVIGGLRAALAEENLTQPHWWTLNHVAAAPAHWKRAALTEKLTAYDDQDTDFEALYDDLAARGWLTETDGVLTLTEQGEAGRVRAHDRNAKVHARMREGMDDAAYAATIDGLRRMVANLGGSGDLPG is encoded by the coding sequence ATGACGGCGATCAAGCAGTACTCACAGGACCAGCTCGCGGCCCAGCCCATCGGCTACTGGGCCCGCGAGGCCGCGAACCTCGTCATAGGCGGCCTCAGGGCCGCCCTGGCCGAGGAAAACCTCACCCAGCCCCACTGGTGGACCCTCAACCACGTGGCAGCCGCCCCGGCCCACTGGAAGCGGGCGGCCCTCACGGAGAAGCTCACCGCGTACGACGACCAGGACACCGACTTCGAGGCCCTCTACGACGACCTGGCGGCCCGAGGCTGGCTTACGGAGACGGACGGCGTGTTGACCCTCACGGAACAGGGCGAAGCCGGCCGGGTCCGTGCGCACGACCGCAACGCGAAGGTGCACGCGCGGATGCGGGAGGGTATGGACGATGCCGCCTACGCGGCGACCATCGACGGCCTGCGCCGCATGGTCGCCAACCTGGGCGGCAGCGGCGACCTGCCGGGCTAG
- a CDS encoding bifunctional metallophosphatase/5'-nucleotidase has translation MALDRRTFLGTSAATGAAVALAGATSTPAAAADAVAGGASAAGARTYAFTVMGTTDLHGNVFNWDYFTDKEFDDKAHNDVGLAKISTLVNQVRAEKGRRNTLLIDAGDTIQGTQLSYYYAKVDPITARRGPVHPMAQAMNAIGYDAAALGNHEFNYGIPVLRKFEEQCDFPLLGANALDAKTLRPAFPPYSMHRLRTPHGRDVKVAVLGLTNPGIAIWDKANVQGKMTFPGLEEQAAKYVPRLRSLGADVVIVSAHSGSSGTSSYGDQLPHIENAAGLVAEQVPGIDAILVGHAHTEIPEYRVRNKATGKDVVLSEPLKWGQRLTLFDFELTWAKGCWSVSKVSARVLNSNTAVEDPKIVGLLSDEHRKVVAYVNQVIGTSTQAMSSADGPVKDVAIIDLINHVQAETVKGALAGTEWAALPVLSQASCFSRTAAIPAGQVTIRDAAGLYPFENTLEARLLTGAQVKDYLEYSARYYVRTAPGDVVDPAKLTNAEGTPDYNYDAVYGLTYDVDISEAVGSRISGLSFQGKPVDPAAQFVLAVNNYRASGGGNFPHVPQSKQLWANSDEIRNTIIQWVKAKGTVDPAQFASVDWRLTRAGAPVF, from the coding sequence ATGGCTTTGGACCGTAGGACATTTCTGGGTACTTCGGCTGCGACAGGTGCGGCTGTGGCGTTGGCGGGGGCCACGAGCACCCCGGCCGCCGCGGCTGACGCGGTGGCCGGCGGCGCTTCGGCGGCGGGGGCGAGGACGTACGCGTTCACGGTGATGGGGACGACGGACCTGCACGGGAACGTCTTCAACTGGGACTACTTCACGGACAAGGAGTTCGACGACAAGGCGCACAACGACGTCGGTCTGGCGAAGATCTCCACGCTGGTGAACCAGGTGCGGGCGGAGAAGGGGCGGCGCAACACGCTGCTGATCGATGCCGGGGACACCATTCAGGGGACGCAGCTTTCGTACTACTACGCGAAGGTGGATCCGATCACCGCGCGGCGCGGTCCGGTTCACCCGATGGCGCAGGCGATGAACGCGATCGGTTATGACGCGGCGGCGCTGGGGAACCACGAGTTCAATTACGGTATTCCGGTGCTGCGGAAGTTCGAGGAGCAGTGCGACTTCCCGCTGCTGGGGGCGAACGCGCTGGATGCGAAGACGCTGCGGCCGGCGTTCCCGCCGTACAGCATGCACCGGCTGCGTACTCCGCACGGGCGGGACGTGAAGGTGGCGGTGCTGGGTCTGACGAATCCGGGGATCGCGATCTGGGACAAGGCGAACGTGCAGGGGAAGATGACGTTCCCGGGTCTTGAGGAGCAGGCCGCGAAGTACGTGCCGCGGCTGCGGTCGCTGGGTGCGGATGTGGTGATCGTGTCGGCGCATTCGGGTTCGAGTGGTACGTCGAGTTACGGGGACCAGCTGCCGCACATCGAGAACGCGGCGGGTCTGGTGGCGGAGCAGGTGCCGGGGATCGACGCGATCCTGGTGGGGCACGCGCATACGGAGATCCCGGAGTACCGGGTGCGGAACAAGGCGACGGGCAAGGATGTGGTGTTGTCCGAGCCGCTGAAGTGGGGGCAGCGGCTGACGCTGTTCGACTTCGAGCTGACGTGGGCGAAGGGCTGCTGGTCGGTGTCGAAGGTGTCGGCCCGGGTGCTGAACTCGAATACGGCGGTGGAGGACCCGAAGATCGTGGGCCTGCTGTCGGACGAGCACCGCAAGGTCGTGGCGTATGTGAACCAGGTGATCGGTACGTCGACGCAGGCGATGTCTTCGGCGGACGGTCCGGTGAAGGACGTGGCGATCATCGATCTGATCAACCACGTGCAGGCGGAGACGGTGAAGGGTGCGCTGGCGGGTACGGAGTGGGCTGCGCTGCCGGTGCTGTCGCAGGCTTCGTGTTTCTCGCGGACGGCGGCGATTCCGGCCGGGCAGGTGACGATCAGGGATGCGGCGGGTCTGTATCCGTTCGAGAACACGCTGGAGGCGCGGCTGCTGACGGGTGCGCAGGTCAAGGACTACCTGGAGTATTCGGCGAGGTACTACGTGCGCACGGCGCCGGGCGATGTGGTGGATCCGGCGAAGCTGACGAACGCGGAGGGTACGCCGGACTACAACTATGACGCGGTGTACGGGTTGACGTACGACGTCGACATCTCCGAGGCGGTGGGTTCGCGGATCTCGGGGTTGTCCTTCCAGGGGAAGCCGGTGGATCCGGCGGCGCAGTTCGTGCTGGCGGTGAACAACTACCGGGCTTCGGGTGGTGGGAACTTCCCGCATGTGCCGCAGTCGAAGCAGTTGTGGGCGAACTCGGATGAAATACGCAACACGATCATCCAGTGGGTGAAGGCGAAGGGGACGGTGGACCCGGCGCAGTTCGCGTCCGTGGACTGGCGGCTGACCCGAGCCGGGGCACCTGTCTTCTAG